One window of the Nocardia huaxiensis genome contains the following:
- a CDS encoding sigma-70 family RNA polymerase sigma factor gives MTATVSDDAIKDYLRLIGRTELLTAADEYALGERIEAGVLAQQRLDESAAAGIELSATERRALSLAISSGRQAKDHMVRANLRLVVSIAKRYPTPTGMSLLDLTQEGTLGLMRAVDKFEHRRGLKFSTYATWWIKQAIGRALADQSRTIRIPGHVVEVLNRAIRTKRVLSQQLGRDATVEELAAELELPVEQVREVLRHGREPISLHTPVGEEDGSELGELLADTAPDPSVMVTEGALRGQLGMVLRSLPEREAQVIALRYGLDGAEARTLEEVGRIFGVSRERIRQIEAKAMLKMRQPSRTALLEGMLS, from the coding sequence ATGACTGCCACTGTTAGTGACGACGCCATCAAGGACTACCTGCGACTGATCGGGCGCACCGAACTGCTCACCGCCGCCGACGAATACGCCCTCGGCGAGCGCATCGAGGCGGGCGTGCTCGCCCAGCAGCGGCTGGACGAAAGTGCCGCCGCGGGAATCGAACTCAGCGCCACCGAGCGCCGCGCGCTGAGCCTGGCCATCAGCTCCGGGCGGCAGGCCAAGGACCACATGGTCCGGGCCAATCTGCGGCTGGTGGTCTCCATTGCCAAGCGCTACCCCACCCCGACCGGCATGTCGCTGCTGGATCTGACCCAGGAAGGCACCCTCGGACTCATGCGGGCGGTGGACAAGTTCGAGCACCGGCGCGGGCTCAAGTTCTCCACCTACGCCACCTGGTGGATCAAGCAGGCCATCGGGCGCGCGCTGGCCGATCAGAGCCGCACCATCCGCATTCCGGGTCACGTGGTCGAGGTGCTGAACCGGGCCATTCGCACCAAGCGCGTGCTGTCGCAGCAGCTGGGCCGCGACGCCACCGTCGAGGAGCTCGCGGCCGAACTCGAGCTGCCGGTCGAGCAGGTGCGGGAGGTGCTGCGGCATGGGCGCGAACCGATTTCGCTGCACACGCCGGTCGGCGAGGAGGACGGTTCCGAGCTCGGCGAGCTGCTGGCCGACACCGCCCCGGACCCGTCGGTCATGGTCACCGAGGGTGCGCTGCGCGGGCAGCTCGGCATGGTGCTGCGCTCACTGCCCGAGCGGGAGGCGCAGGTCATCGCGTTGCGCTACGGTCTGGACGGCGCGGAGGCGCGCACACTGGAGGAGGTCGGCCGGATCTTCGGCGTCTCGCGGGAGCGGATTCGCCAGATCGAGGCCAAGGCCATGCTGAAGATGCGGCAACCGTCGCGCACCGCCCTGCTCGAGGGCATGCTCTCGTAG
- a CDS encoding DUF3817 domain-containing protein, which translates to MTTRDNSAETPVATGDAALAPRPLGAAPVEKIRSALLRYRILAYITGIWLLVLTGEMIYKYLLLDDSSTAPHWLFYIGQVHGIFYMIYLACTIDLGIKARWKPMTTFLTCLAGTIPFLSFVFEHTRTKEVKATFGL; encoded by the coding sequence TTGACCACCCGCGACAACTCCGCCGAAACCCCTGTCGCGACCGGTGACGCCGCGCTCGCGCCCCGCCCGCTCGGTGCCGCCCCGGTCGAGAAGATTCGCAGCGCACTGCTGCGGTACCGGATTCTGGCCTACATCACCGGTATCTGGCTGCTGGTGCTCACCGGCGAGATGATCTACAAGTACCTGCTGCTCGACGACAGCAGCACCGCGCCGCACTGGCTGTTCTACATCGGCCAGGTGCACGGCATCTTCTACATGATCTACCTCGCGTGCACCATCGACCTGGGCATCAAGGCGCGCTGGAAGCCGATGACCACGTTCCTCACCTGCCTCGCGGGCACGATTCCGTTCCTGTCCTTCGTGTTCGAGCACACCCGGACCAAGGAAGTGAAGGCGACCTTCGGGCTCTGA
- a CDS encoding oxidoreductase, with protein MAWKPSEIPDQSGRTFVITGANGGIGEQTTKVLASKGATVVMACRNTAKAQEVADGIQGDVRVAALDLASLASVREFAAQQGEFDVLINNAGLMNIPFSRTKDGFETQWGVNHLGHYALTGLLLDKINDRVVTLASIAHKQTPKMWIDDLNYENRRYQRNLAYAQSKLSNLMFARELQRRLSEAGSSKRSYGVHPGVSATDLFARTETPLDKISKPFVRLVGHSPARAAHSSLFAATMPDADPTVYWGPNRWRGTQGPVEESSSSRLSQNRELWRRLWEESERLTGVTYKF; from the coding sequence ATGGCATGGAAGCCGAGCGAAATCCCGGATCAGTCCGGGCGCACCTTCGTGATCACCGGAGCCAATGGCGGGATCGGCGAGCAGACCACCAAGGTGCTCGCGAGCAAGGGCGCCACCGTCGTCATGGCGTGCCGCAATACCGCCAAGGCGCAGGAGGTGGCCGACGGCATCCAGGGGGACGTGCGGGTCGCGGCGCTGGACCTCGCCTCGCTGGCGTCGGTGCGCGAATTCGCGGCGCAGCAGGGCGAATTCGATGTGCTGATCAATAACGCCGGCCTGATGAACATTCCGTTCTCGCGCACCAAGGACGGGTTCGAAACCCAGTGGGGCGTGAACCACCTCGGGCACTACGCGCTCACCGGACTGCTGCTCGACAAGATCAACGACCGGGTGGTGACGCTGGCGTCCATCGCGCACAAGCAGACACCCAAGATGTGGATCGACGATCTCAACTACGAGAACCGGCGCTACCAGCGCAATCTCGCGTACGCACAGTCCAAGCTGTCGAATCTGATGTTCGCGCGGGAACTGCAGCGGCGGCTGAGCGAGGCCGGGTCCAGCAAGCGGTCCTACGGCGTGCACCCGGGCGTCTCCGCCACCGATCTGTTCGCGCGCACCGAGACTCCGCTCGACAAGATCTCCAAGCCGTTCGTGCGGCTCGTCGGGCACTCCCCCGCCCGCGCCGCGCACTCCTCGCTGTTCGCAGCAACCATGCCGGATGCCGATCCCACCGTGTACTGGGGTCCGAACCGGTGGCGCGGCACCCAGGGGCCGGTGGAGGAATCCTCGTCGAGCAGGCTCTCGCAGAACCGTGAGCTGTGGCGGCGGCTGTGGGAGGAATCCGAGCGGCTCACGGGAGTCACGTACAAGTTCTGA
- a CDS encoding transcriptional regulator has product MESVSAPQRRPALILFVVVASGACLALGYWQWTRFESTGGTAQNLGYALQWPLFAGFVVWAYFRFVRLENNAEQEANPQVAEESTPRPKRPKAAAPKEIPAGILPERPKAATNDDPELAEYNKYLAGLHAHDMDQQIRDHGLGTNTEGNAG; this is encoded by the coding sequence TTGGAAAGCGTGTCCGCTCCCCAACGCCGCCCGGCCTTGATTCTGTTCGTGGTCGTGGCCTCCGGGGCCTGCTTGGCCCTGGGTTACTGGCAGTGGACGCGCTTCGAATCGACCGGCGGCACGGCGCAGAATCTCGGCTACGCCCTGCAGTGGCCCCTGTTCGCCGGGTTCGTGGTGTGGGCGTACTTCCGCTTCGTTCGGCTGGAGAACAATGCCGAACAGGAAGCCAACCCGCAGGTAGCGGAGGAATCCACACCTCGGCCCAAGCGCCCGAAGGCGGCCGCGCCGAAGGAGATTCCCGCCGGAATCCTGCCCGAACGGCCCAAGGCCGCGACGAACGACGATCCGGAGCTCGCCGAATACAACAAGTACCTGGCCGGATTGCACGCCCACGATATGGATCAGCAGATCCGCGATCACGGGCTCGGCACCAATACCGAAGGGAACGCCGGTTGA
- a CDS encoding TetR/AcrR family transcriptional regulator, producing MSASTAEIGTRQLGLRARKKLQTRQNISDTATRLFLERGFDNVTIAEIAAAADVAKMTVTNYFPRKEDLALDQSEAFVESTAQTVRERQPGESALAALRRGYLAWLAERNPIQGFAGPAFGRLMLDSPALAARVREFHEEREHRLAEVLAEETQAAAGDFTPRIAAALLGSVHRALFEETLRRTVAGEDNDAIAAIVTEYAQAAFDTLEPALGGYAVRA from the coding sequence ATGAGCGCAAGCACCGCCGAGATCGGCACCCGGCAGCTGGGTCTGCGGGCCCGGAAGAAGCTGCAGACCAGGCAGAACATCTCCGACACCGCCACCCGGCTGTTCCTGGAGCGCGGCTTCGACAACGTCACCATCGCCGAGATCGCCGCGGCCGCCGACGTCGCGAAGATGACCGTCACGAACTACTTCCCGCGCAAGGAGGACCTCGCGCTGGATCAGTCGGAGGCGTTCGTGGAGAGCACCGCGCAAACAGTGCGCGAACGCCAGCCCGGCGAATCGGCGCTCGCCGCCCTGCGTCGCGGCTACCTGGCGTGGCTGGCGGAACGCAATCCCATCCAGGGCTTCGCGGGTCCGGCCTTCGGCCGGCTCATGCTCGACAGCCCGGCTCTGGCCGCTCGCGTCCGGGAATTCCACGAGGAGCGCGAGCACCGGCTGGCCGAGGTGCTCGCCGAGGAAACGCAGGCCGCCGCAGGCGATTTCACGCCGCGTATCGCCGCCGCGCTGCTGGGCAGCGTGCATCGCGCACTGTTCGAGGAAACCCTGCGCCGCACCGTGGCCGGGGAGGACAACGACGCCATCGCCGCGATCGTGACCGAGTACGCCCAGGCTGCGTTCGACACGCTCGAGCCCGCGCTCGGTGGATACGCGGTCCGCGCCTGA
- the rph gene encoding ribonuclease PH — protein MSKRADGRADDELREVRITRGFTTHPAGSVLVEFGQTRVMCTASVQDGVPPWRRDSGLGWLTAEYAMLPAATHTRSGRESVKGKVGGRTQEISRLIGRSLRACIDLSTIGENTIAVDCDVLQADGGTRTAAITGAYVALSDAVTYLAAGGKLTDPQPISCAIAAVSVGVVDGRVRLDLPYEEDSRAEVDMNVIATDTGTLVEIQGTGEGATFPRSTLDKLLDSALAGCEQIFEIQKAALALPYPGVLPEPEESKKR, from the coding sequence GTGTCTAAACGAGCCGATGGCAGGGCGGATGACGAACTCCGCGAGGTACGGATCACCCGTGGATTCACCACGCATCCGGCGGGATCGGTGCTGGTGGAGTTCGGGCAGACCCGGGTGATGTGCACCGCGAGCGTGCAGGACGGCGTGCCGCCGTGGCGTCGCGATTCCGGATTGGGCTGGCTCACAGCCGAATACGCCATGCTGCCCGCCGCCACCCACACCCGCTCCGGCCGTGAGTCGGTCAAGGGCAAGGTCGGTGGCCGCACCCAGGAGATCTCGCGTCTCATCGGCCGTTCGCTGCGCGCCTGCATCGACCTGTCCACCATCGGCGAGAACACCATCGCCGTGGACTGCGATGTGCTGCAGGCCGACGGCGGCACCCGCACCGCCGCCATTACCGGCGCGTACGTGGCGCTGTCGGATGCCGTCACCTATCTGGCCGCCGGCGGCAAACTGACCGACCCGCAGCCGATCTCCTGCGCCATCGCCGCCGTGAGCGTCGGCGTGGTCGACGGCCGGGTGCGCCTGGACCTGCCTTATGAGGAGGATTCGCGCGCCGAGGTCGACATGAATGTGATCGCCACCGACACCGGCACCCTGGTCGAGATCCAGGGCACCGGCGAGGGCGCCACGTTCCCGCGCTCCACCCTCGACAAGCTGCTCGACTCCGCGCTGGCGGGCTGCGAGCAGATCTTCGAGATCCAGAAGGCCGCCCTGGCGCTCCCGTACCCGGGCGTGCTGCCCGAACCCGAGGAATCGAAGAAGCGATGA
- a CDS encoding non-canonical purine NTP pyrophosphatase: protein MTRRVLVASRNAKKLNELRRILDEAGIAGIEIVGLNDVPPYEEAPETAPTFEGNALAKARDGFAATGLACVADDSGISVDALNGMPGVLSARWSGRHGDDEANNQLLLAQLGDVPDDRRGAQFVSACALVADGVEEVVRGEWPGVINRKPVGDGGFGYDPLFVPDGGTVTSAELTPAEKDAASHRGRALRQLLPALAALAEN, encoded by the coding sequence ATGACCCGCCGCGTCCTGGTCGCCAGCCGGAATGCCAAGAAGCTCAACGAACTTCGCCGCATTCTCGATGAGGCCGGTATCGCCGGCATCGAGATCGTCGGCCTGAACGACGTCCCGCCCTACGAGGAGGCTCCCGAAACCGCGCCCACCTTCGAGGGCAACGCCCTCGCCAAGGCCCGCGACGGTTTCGCCGCCACCGGATTGGCCTGCGTCGCAGACGATTCCGGCATCTCGGTGGATGCTTTGAACGGCATGCCCGGTGTCCTGTCGGCCCGCTGGTCCGGTCGGCACGGCGACGACGAAGCCAATAACCAGCTGCTGCTGGCCCAGCTCGGTGACGTCCCCGACGACCGCCGCGGCGCCCAGTTCGTCTCCGCCTGTGCCCTGGTCGCCGACGGCGTCGAAGAGGTCGTGCGCGGCGAATGGCCGGGCGTCATCAACCGGAAACCGGTGGGCGACGGCGGTTTCGGCTACGACCCGCTGTTCGTCCCGGACGGCGGCACGGTCACCTCGGCCGAGCTGACCCCCGCCGAGAAGGACGCCGCGTCTCATCGCGGCCGCGCCCTGCGCCAGCTGCTGCCGGCGCTGGCGGCTCTCGCCGAGAACTGA
- a CDS encoding DHA2 family efflux MFS transporter permease subunit, which yields MTGASAAADLAAPQHMSRARTNLVFATVVLGMLMAALDQTIVSTALPTIVADLGGAGHIAWVVSSYLVTEAIATALAGKFGDMFGRKLVFQISGLIFILGSIVAGLAHDMTLLIIARGIQGVGAGGLMVTSMALIADTIPLRERGKYQGALGAVFGLTTVLGPTLGGLFTDHLSWRWCFYVNVPLAIFMILLAARTLPHVKAAAKPIIDYLGVALIAVGVTCLILALEWGGQEYAWGSPMIIGLFITAAVAVALFIPVELRATEPTIPMKLFRSNVFTVCSILSFIVGFAMLGAMTFLPAFLQYVMGVNATASGLRTLPLVVGLFTTSILSGIVVGRTGHYKVFPIVGTAVMAVGLYLMSTMGRDTGFWEQSLYMLILGLGIGLTMQVLTIAVQNSVPYADLGTATSGVTFFRTIGSAFGTAIFGTLYTNQLTPKLETAVMETGVPPQVAQSPEELRKLPEAQANPIIDAYASSIDHVFRWVVPVAIVGFLVAWFLKQVKLRDSVRAEASDVGEGFSMPDSADRVVQLERAVAHVLRKQRDNAVPEPDILAAAGSSLDRDEAWALGQVRMYTRLRGHANVADIARTHWVPPELIGPVYDKAERDGLVRRDGDELTLTETGAAEVDKVRTAWRRWLDTQLEDWDLTDPGDKVLLDQALDKLATKLLDEADRPDVLPAK from the coding sequence ATGACTGGTGCCAGCGCAGCCGCCGATCTCGCCGCGCCGCAGCACATGAGCCGCGCCCGCACGAATCTGGTGTTCGCCACCGTCGTGCTCGGCATGCTCATGGCGGCCCTGGATCAGACCATCGTCTCCACGGCCCTGCCCACCATCGTCGCCGACCTCGGCGGCGCCGGGCACATTGCCTGGGTGGTCAGCTCGTACCTGGTCACCGAGGCCATCGCCACCGCGCTGGCGGGCAAGTTCGGCGACATGTTCGGGCGCAAACTGGTCTTCCAGATCAGCGGCCTCATCTTCATCCTGGGCTCGATCGTCGCCGGGCTCGCCCACGATATGACGCTGCTGATCATCGCCCGCGGCATTCAGGGCGTCGGTGCGGGCGGGCTCATGGTCACCTCCATGGCCCTCATCGCCGACACCATTCCGCTGCGCGAACGCGGCAAATACCAGGGCGCGCTGGGCGCGGTCTTCGGCCTCACCACGGTGCTCGGGCCGACGCTGGGCGGGCTGTTCACCGATCACCTCAGCTGGCGCTGGTGCTTCTACGTGAACGTGCCGCTGGCCATCTTCATGATTCTGCTCGCGGCGCGCACCCTTCCGCATGTGAAGGCCGCCGCCAAGCCGATCATCGACTATCTGGGCGTGGCGCTCATCGCGGTCGGCGTCACCTGCCTGATCCTCGCCCTGGAGTGGGGCGGACAGGAATACGCCTGGGGCTCACCGATGATCATCGGCCTGTTCATCACCGCGGCGGTCGCGGTGGCGCTGTTCATTCCGGTGGAACTGCGGGCCACCGAGCCGACCATCCCCATGAAGCTGTTCCGCAGCAATGTGTTCACCGTCTGCTCGATCCTCAGCTTCATCGTCGGTTTCGCCATGCTCGGGGCGATGACCTTCCTGCCGGCGTTCCTCCAGTACGTCATGGGCGTGAACGCCACCGCGTCCGGATTGCGCACGCTGCCACTGGTTGTCGGCCTGTTCACCACCTCGATCCTGTCCGGCATCGTGGTGGGCCGGACCGGGCACTACAAGGTCTTCCCGATCGTCGGCACGGCGGTCATGGCCGTGGGCCTGTACCTGATGTCGACCATGGGCCGGGACACCGGCTTCTGGGAACAGTCGCTGTACATGCTGATCCTGGGTCTGGGCATCGGCCTCACCATGCAGGTGCTCACCATCGCGGTGCAGAACAGCGTGCCCTACGCCGACCTCGGCACCGCCACCTCCGGCGTCACCTTCTTCCGCACCATCGGAAGCGCCTTCGGCACAGCGATATTCGGCACGCTGTACACCAATCAGCTGACGCCGAAACTGGAGACGGCGGTCATGGAGACCGGGGTGCCGCCGCAGGTGGCGCAGAGTCCGGAGGAATTGCGGAAATTGCCGGAGGCGCAGGCGAATCCGATCATCGACGCCTACGCGAGCTCCATCGACCACGTCTTCCGCTGGGTGGTGCCGGTGGCCATCGTCGGCTTCCTCGTGGCGTGGTTCCTGAAGCAGGTGAAGCTGCGCGACAGTGTCCGCGCCGAGGCATCCGATGTGGGCGAAGGCTTTTCGATGCCGGACTCGGCGGACCGCGTGGTGCAGCTGGAGCGGGCCGTCGCCCACGTGCTGCGCAAACAGCGCGACAACGCGGTGCCCGAACCCGATATCCTCGCCGCCGCGGGCAGTTCCCTGGACCGCGACGAAGCCTGGGCGCTGGGGCAGGTGCGCATGTACACCCGGCTGCGCGGGCACGCCAATGTCGCGGACATCGCCCGAACCCACTGGGTACCACCGGAATTGATCGGCCCGGTCTACGACAAGGCCGAACGGGACGGGCTGGTGCGCCGCGACGGCGACGAGCTGACCCTCACCGAGACGGGTGCGGCAGAGGTCGACAAGGTGCGTACCGCCTGGCGGCGCTGGCTCGACACCCAGCTCGAGGACTGGGATCTCACCGATCCGGGCGACAAAGTGCTGCTGGATCAAGCCCTGGACAAACTCGCCACCAAACTACTCGACGAAGCCGACCGGCCCGACGTGCTGCCCGCCAAATAA